From the genome of Actinomycetota bacterium:
ATCGCGGCCGACGTGGCCTTGAAAGTCAGCCGCGGCGAAGCCGATCGCGGAATCCTCGTCTGCGGCACCGGATTGGGCATGTGCATCGCGGCGAACAAGGTGCCCGGCGTGCGTGCCGCCCCCTGCCACGACGACATCACGGCCGAGCTAAGCCGCCGCCACAACGACTCGAATGTGCTTTGTCTCTCGGCCGACTTGCTCGGCGAACGGCTGATTGATCGCATGATCGAGATATGGCTTAGCGCCCCGTTCGAGGGCGGTCGCCACGCCCGCCGCGTCGACAAAATCACCGAGTTGGAACGACAAGTCGAAGCGGAGCAATGCAACAATCCGCAGAACGGCTAGTCCGAAACGCGCCCAAGTGTCCTTTTCGGTGAGACTTTTTCCTCTTCTCGGCGGCAAGATTCTTCCCCCCCGCGGCAAGCTGTTCCGTCTGTATCGGTTGTGCGGGGCGTCTTGGGGCGAAGTTGTCGCTGGTAACGATTCCTGGGCAAGAAAGACTCAAGAAATCATCGATTCTCGCTACTTGGCCCTTGGAGAATTCGCTGCTTCCAAGTAGACTCGATTCTGTAGGGGGCAGTAAGGCATAGATCGGGAATCCCAATGCAGAACTCGCGTTATCCGCAACCCGACGAGGTCGATCAGCTTCTCCGCAATGCCGAGCTGCGCGACGAGTTGGAACGCTACTTTGACGAGTCGATCAGCCGTGTGAACGTCCAGCACTTCTCGATCTCCGCGGAGAACGAGTTTCTGGCTGCGATGTTGGCCTGGGAACAGGCCCCCGTGCTGCCGATCTATCGTTGGTTCGAGCCGGATCTCCGGCCGCCACGTCCCGAGTCGCTGGCCGATGAAGGCCTTCACAAGATTCTCTGGGACGTCGTGCGAAAGCTCTACCAGAAGCGGATCGTGTTGGACTTCACCGATCATCTGAACGATCGCGAGTTGTACACGCTGGTCTTCCGCGACATTTTGCCGGCGCGGGAAAAGAAGATCGACTGGCCGAACAACTACTTGCACTGGGACTGCACGGGCGCGAATTGCGACCCGGAGGTTTGGCTTCGTTACTATGCCACCGACGAGGATCGCGAGGACTGGGCCGAGACGTACAATCAGCCGTTGCCCACGTCGCTGCCGGTGCCCTATCCGCGTCAACTGCCGCGCGAGCCAGGGTGAGGCGGCGCGCGC
Proteins encoded in this window:
- the rpiB gene encoding ribose 5-phosphate isomerase B codes for the protein MRIAIGTDHRGFAIRAKVVELVQRLGHEAIDVGTFSPDAVDYPDIAADVALKVSRGEADRGILVCGTGLGMCIAANKVPGVRAAPCHDDITAELSRRHNDSNVLCLSADLLGERLIDRMIEIWLSAPFEGGRHARRVDKITELERQVEAEQCNNPQNG